TTTCGCATTAAAAGTTTTCTTTTTCTTTTTACATCATAATCTCCGATATGCGTAGATATTTGCTCATACGGAGCTATAAACATATTGTCCACAAAAGCTTCTCCCGAAGAAAAGCGTACAAAGCTGTCCGCCAGACTAACGTTTGAACGCCTAATTGCTTTCACTTCATATCCCGATAAAATGATACCCGCTTCCATTTTTTCAAGTATTTCATAATCGTGAAAGGCTTTTCTATTGGTGGTAAAAGTTTTTTTATCCATATTTATGTGCAAAGCGGCAGACTAACGGTAAATTTAGAACCTTTTTCCTGAACGCTTTCGATCCTGATGATTCCTCCGTGCATGGTTACTATTTGTTTTGCAACAGTAAGTGACATACCTAGCGCTCTCGCTTGTTTTGTCGAAAACATCGGATCAAAACAATGAGCAAGCGTTTCCGTATCCATACCGGTTCCAGTATCTGAAATTTCGACATAAGCCTCATTGGCGTGTTCATAAGATTTTATCGTAACTGTTCCTCCGTCACACATAGATTCTTTAGCATTTTGTATTATGACAGAAAATACCTGTTTCATTCTTTCATTGTCCGCGTAAATTTGTATCTTTTGAAGATTTATGTCAAAAACATATTTTTCATCTTTTTGTTTTTCTGCGGCTGCGTTTATAATTGAATCCAAATCGTTCTTTTCTTTATTTAGCTGTTTTACTCTTGTGGAGTCAAGAAGTTCTGTAATCATATCGTTCATTCTGTTTACTTCGCTTGAAAGCATTTTTAACATTTTATTAGGCGTTTCTCCTTCGATTTTAAACAAATTCGTAAAATAATAAGCTATATTTTTCATACTTGAAAGCGGGTTTTTTAAATCGTGCGATGCCACTGAAGCGAATTTGTTAAGAAGTTTGATTTTTTCATTCATAATTTCTTCACGGGCAAACTCTTCCTCTCTTTTTTGCCGAAAATCGCCGCTTATGTTCATTGTTTTAAACTGCGAAGCTTCTTGTTTTGCTTCTTGAGCATTAGAAACATACTCAGGTGAGAAAGTTTCTTTATTATCGTAAGTTTTATGTTTTTTTACCGCGGATATGCTCTCGAAAGAACCTTGTTTTTCGGAGTTTGTGCAAAAAAATAAAATTAAAAAAGCCGCAAAACAGACGGTGCCTGATAGCAAACCAAAAAATTGATGCAGCGTCCCACTCGATACCGCAGATAAAACAGCAAAAAATGCCGCCGCCAAAATAAATATCTTTATGGACAAATTATTCATTTTTCCCTCTTTAAGATTTTTCCATGATATCAAAAAGCTCATGCGAGTCAAAAGGTTTGTACAAAAAAGAAATGTTAAGCTTTTTAAGACTGTCGACTACGGAGCTTTCAAAATCAAAAACAAAAATAATCTTGGCGAAACCGTTCTTTTCTTTTACTTTACCGTAAAAAACGTCAATGTCGTGAATTTCGCAGGCATCGCAAATTATAAAGTTGCATTTTTCGATATCATGTTCTTTCAAAAAACTTTCCACTGCGGCATAATAAACGGCTTCATAACCTTTTGCCACAACCGCAATCTTTAAATTATTCGACCATAACGGATCGCCGCTGATTATCACGGTTTGCTGTTTGCCCGAATACAAAAGCAGTTCCGAAAGAATATTTTTGTTGATAGGGATACTCATATATTTTATATTTTTTAACATTTTCAGTTCTTTACATTCCGATAAACTTATAATGACTACAATTGAATCTGGCATTTTCTCAGCTGTTTTTTTAATTATTTCATAATCATTTTGCACAGGTTCAACTGCAAAAATGATTTCAGGTTTTCTTCTTTTAATAAAATCGGCGGCGGATTTAAAATCGCTTTTAATCACAGATATAAAGCCCGCGGATTTTAAATTGTCATCTAATAAATCTTCAATGCCGCTGTTATGGGAAATAATCAGTCCGGACTTTTTGGAATTTATTTCTTTTACGGTATTTAATACGTCTTCTATTTCAAATGGTTTGCTTATACATGCAAAAGCGCCTTCTTTTATCGCTTCTCTTATAGTATCGTTCATCGCATATGCGGTCATCATGACAACTATCATCTCCGGACTTATCTGTTTAATTTTTTTAAACACTTCAACGCCGTTCATTCCGGGCATTCTTATGTCAAAAAAAGCTATGTCAAAAGCGTTATTTTTAACAAGTTCCAAAGCTTCAAGACCATCGCAGGCAGTCTGAACTGGATATCCCTCTATTTCCAAAATGCTTGCCAACGAAAATCTTAAACCTTCTTCGTCATCTGCGATTAAAATGTTCAACTTTTTTCCAGGATTCATTGTTTACTCCAATGGAAGCGTTATTGTAAAAATAGTACCTTTGCCTTCGACACTTTCAACAGTCATATCGCCAAAGTGTGCATCGACTATTTCTTTTACTATCGAAAGGCCTAATCCTATGCCTTTAAGTTTTGTAGTATAAAGCGGGTCAAAAATATGCGAAACGGTTTCTTTGCTCATGCCTATGCCGTCATCGGAAATTTTTATTTCAAAAGAACTTTCTTTTTTCGCGCAGAAAATTTTTATCAAACCGCCGTTGGGCATCGCGTCTTTAGCGTTTGAAATGAGATTTATTAAAACTTGCGTCATCTTATCCGGATCAACTATGGCTTTAAAACGCTCAAGTTTTTTAACGACTTCTATATTGTCTGCAAGCACTACATTCGAAATTGCTTTATCGATGAACTCATCTATCCACATCTCAAGTTTATTAAGCTTTTTTGCCCTTGAATAATCGAGAAGATCCGTAATAATTTTATTTGCTCTCGAAACATCCGAAGAGAGCATGTCAAGCATTTTTTTGGCTTTAACATCTTCAAAGCTGCCTATTTTTGAAAGATAATAAGAGATGTTTTTAAGGCTTGCCAGCGGATTTCTCAATTCATGAGCCACTGAAGCAGCTAGACGACCTATCGTGGCAAATTTTTCCGACCTTAAAAGTTCCTGCTGAATATTTTGTACCTTGTCCAGAGTTTCTTCAAGTTCTTTACCGCGCTGTTCAAGCATTATTTTAAGTTTCAGCAAATCCTGTTTTTCATTGTTGAGCTCATCAACGTAACTTTTTAAATCCTGAGCCATCGAATTGAAAGATTCAGCCAGATCACTGAGTTCGTCGCTTGAAGTCAACGGTACTCTGTATGACAAATTGCCCTCGGCAATTTTCTTTGTGCCCAGAGCAAGCTCTTTGATAGGATTGAGCAGTACTTTTATCAAGAAAAAAGAAAGCAGAATGCTTGCAATAATCACTATCACAGTAAGGGCTAAAGCGGATTTAGTTATTTTGTCAACTTCTTTACTTACTCTTTCAAGAGAAACTCCCACTCTTACTATACCTATGATTTCACCGCTGTCATCATTCTCTTTCATATAATCGTTTGCAAGAGAAGCGCCTATATTCGCACGAAGTATGTCATAAGTAACCATGGGAAAAAGCACCTCAAAAATCTTTCCGATTTTTTTTGTCTCGAAACTATTTTTTTTCATAAGTTTTTTATCGTACAAAAGAATGTCGAAGCCTATAGGTTTAGTGTATAATAAATAATCTTTGACTTCTGGATCGAGTATTCCAGATTCCGCCAGTATTTCTCCATTTCTATCATATATAATAGAGTAAATTACGTCTTCTTCATATAAAGCGTTTTCAGTAGAATTTTTTAAGATGTCTATAAACTGTGGAGAAATGTTTAAATCGTTTGAGTTTGCCAGCCTTTTAGCCAAATCCATGCCCTTTTTTTCTGTTGCGCCTATAAGCAGATTTCTTTGTGAATATACAAAATATGCGGTGAGCGTTATTGCCGTAAACACAATAACAAAAGCTATCATTAATATGAATTTGAATTTAAGGTTAAAGCGGATTTTTCTCATTTGTTTTTATCAAATAAAACTACCAGTTAATAATATTAAAAATCGACTAATTAATCAA
Above is a window of Candidatus Endomicrobium procryptotermitis DNA encoding:
- a CDS encoding HAMP domain-containing protein, giving the protein MRKIRFNLKFKFILMIAFVIVFTAITLTAYFVYSQRNLLIGATEKKGMDLAKRLANSNDLNISPQFIDILKNSTENALYEEDVIYSIIYDRNGEILAESGILDPEVKDYLLYTKPIGFDILLYDKKLMKKNSFETKKIGKIFEVLFPMVTYDILRANIGASLANDYMKENDDSGEIIGIVRVGVSLERVSKEVDKITKSALALTVIVIIASILLSFFLIKVLLNPIKELALGTKKIAEGNLSYRVPLTSSDELSDLAESFNSMAQDLKSYVDELNNEKQDLLKLKIMLEQRGKELEETLDKVQNIQQELLRSEKFATIGRLAASVAHELRNPLASLKNISYYLSKIGSFEDVKAKKMLDMLSSDVSRANKIITDLLDYSRAKKLNKLEMWIDEFIDKAISNVVLADNIEVVKKLERFKAIVDPDKMTQVLINLISNAKDAMPNGGLIKIFCAKKESSFEIKISDDGIGMSKETVSHIFDPLYTTKLKGIGLGLSIVKEIVDAHFGDMTVESVEGKGTIFTITLPLE
- a CDS encoding response regulator, with the protein product MNPGKKLNILIADDEEGLRFSLASILEIEGYPVQTACDGLEALELVKNNAFDIAFFDIRMPGMNGVEVFKKIKQISPEMIVVMMTAYAMNDTIREAIKEGAFACISKPFEIEDVLNTVKEINSKKSGLIISHNSGIEDLLDDNLKSAGFISVIKSDFKSAADFIKRRKPEIIFAVEPVQNDYEIIKKTAEKMPDSIVVIISLSECKELKMLKNIKYMSIPINKNILSELLLYSGKQQTVIISGDPLWSNNLKIAVVAKGYEAVYYAAVESFLKEHDIEKCNFIICDACEIHDIDVFYGKVKEKNGFAKIIFVFDFESSVVDSLKKLNISFLYKPFDSHELFDIMEKS
- the smpB gene encoding SsrA-binding protein SmpB, with product MDKKTFTTNRKAFHDYEILEKMEAGIILSGYEVKAIRRSNVSLADSFVRFSSGEAFVDNMFIAPYEQISTHIGDYDVKRKRKLLMRKSEINKLNAKVKEKGLTVIPLEVYLSPRGKIKILIGLGKGKKSYDKRESIKKKDIDREIARERLFK
- a CDS encoding HAMP domain-containing histidine kinase; translation: MNNLSIKIFILAAAFFAVLSAVSSGTLHQFFGLLSGTVCFAAFLILFFCTNSEKQGSFESISAVKKHKTYDNKETFSPEYVSNAQEAKQEASQFKTMNISGDFRQKREEEFAREEIMNEKIKLLNKFASVASHDLKNPLSSMKNIAYYFTNLFKIEGETPNKMLKMLSSEVNRMNDMITELLDSTRVKQLNKEKNDLDSIINAAAEKQKDEKYVFDINLQKIQIYADNERMKQVFSVIIQNAKESMCDGGTVTIKSYEHANEAYVEISDTGTGMDTETLAHCFDPMFSTKQARALGMSLTVAKQIVTMHGGIIRIESVQEKGSKFTVSLPLCT